The following proteins come from a genomic window of Halomarina ordinaria:
- a CDS encoding redoxin domain-containing protein: MVEVGDTAPDFTAPLATGEDVESFTLSEALEDGPVVLAFFPGAFTSVCSHELASFRDRLSAFEDAGVALYGVSVDSPFALNAFHDELDLNFPLISDANDELVDLYDVSMDFADLGVYGVAKRAVFVVNEDGEVTYAWVSDDPGVEPEYDEVEDAAATA, encoded by the coding sequence ATGGTCGAGGTAGGCGACACGGCACCCGACTTCACCGCACCGCTCGCGACCGGCGAGGACGTCGAATCGTTCACCCTCTCGGAGGCGCTCGAGGACGGCCCGGTCGTCCTCGCGTTCTTTCCGGGGGCGTTCACCAGCGTCTGCTCGCACGAACTGGCGTCGTTCCGCGACCGGCTCTCGGCGTTCGAGGACGCCGGCGTGGCGCTCTACGGCGTCAGCGTCGACTCGCCGTTCGCGCTCAACGCCTTCCACGACGAACTGGACCTCAACTTCCCGCTCATCAGCGACGCCAACGACGAACTCGTCGACCTGTACGACGTCTCGATGGACTTCGCCGACCTGGGCGTCTACGGCGTCGCCAAGCGCGCCGTCTTCGTCGTGAACGAGGACGGCGAAGTCACGTACGCGTGGGTGAGCGACGACCCCGGCGTCGAACCGGAATACGACGAGGTCGAGGACGCCGCGGCCACCGCCTGA
- a CDS encoding HD domain-containing protein → MSTGTAGNGGRTYDPTADHAFPDDRLNAVLDFVDDDEEIQAYLEAQNVNAVDRKGYNDHGRKHIGIVRNRALCLYDLLKAGDVEFNGASQQGLDEADEAVIVALAAQLHDIGHVVHRDDHAYYSIPLAADVLDRVLPEFYGVADAVRVKGEVLHAILCHHTAEQPLTREAGVVRVADALDMERGRSRIPYEKGGRGINTLSSQAIQAVNLREGDESPVLVEIEMTDAAGVYQVDELLKSKLHDSLIDDDVRIVAINVHEGEHQLVERLEL, encoded by the coding sequence ATGAGCACCGGCACCGCAGGTAACGGCGGGCGCACGTACGACCCGACCGCGGACCACGCGTTCCCCGACGACCGACTGAACGCCGTTCTCGACTTCGTCGACGACGACGAGGAGATACAGGCGTACCTCGAGGCGCAGAACGTCAACGCCGTCGACCGGAAGGGGTACAACGACCACGGGCGCAAGCACATCGGTATCGTCCGCAACCGGGCGCTGTGCCTCTACGACCTGCTGAAGGCCGGTGACGTCGAGTTCAACGGCGCGAGCCAGCAGGGCCTCGACGAGGCGGACGAGGCGGTCATCGTCGCCCTCGCCGCCCAGCTCCACGACATCGGTCACGTCGTCCACCGCGACGACCACGCCTACTACTCCATCCCCCTCGCGGCCGACGTCCTCGACCGCGTCCTCCCCGAGTTCTACGGCGTCGCGGACGCCGTGCGGGTGAAAGGCGAGGTGCTCCACGCCATCCTCTGTCACCACACCGCCGAACAGCCCCTCACCCGCGAGGCGGGCGTCGTCCGGGTCGCCGACGCGCTGGACATGGAGCGCGGGCGCTCGCGCATCCCCTACGAGAAGGGCGGACGCGGCATCAACACCCTCTCCAGTCAGGCCATCCAGGCGGTGAACCTCCGCGAGGGCGACGAGTCGCCCGTCCTCGTCGAAATCGAGATGACCGACGCCGCCGGCGTCTACCAGGTCGACGAACTCCTCAAGTCGAAACTCCACGACTCGCTCATCGACGACGACGTCCGCATCGTCGCCATCAACGTCCACGAGGGGGAACACCAACTGGTCGAACGCCTCGAACTCTGA